From the genome of Thermoplasmata archaeon, one region includes:
- a CDS encoding class I SAM-dependent methyltransferase yields the protein MTSDPFEAFKMAQREVWKSFAPLAQMTTPTAAKLVHFADVRPGQKVLDVGCGTGVVAITARRVGAVVTGLDLTPELLAVAKENAAISEVDDIAWKEGDVESLPFRDGEFDVVLSQFAHIFAPRPEVAVKEMLRVLKRGGTIAFHTWPPELMFGRVFALVAQYMPPPPDPKPAPASQWGDPNVVLQRLGSAVRDVTFDRGVQTAPALSPQHYRRMMEQTGGPMVRVIQTLKDDPTRLAAFRREYDGIVAQYFDRNVVHQDFLMTRAIRA from the coding sequence ATGACGTCCGATCCCTTCGAAGCGTTCAAGATGGCCCAACGCGAGGTGTGGAAATCGTTCGCGCCGCTCGCTCAGATGACGACGCCGACCGCGGCGAAGCTCGTGCACTTCGCCGACGTCCGGCCGGGACAGAAGGTGCTCGACGTCGGATGCGGGACCGGCGTCGTCGCGATCACGGCGCGGCGCGTGGGCGCCGTCGTCACGGGCCTCGACCTGACGCCGGAACTCCTCGCGGTCGCGAAGGAGAACGCGGCGATTTCCGAAGTCGACGACATCGCGTGGAAGGAGGGCGACGTGGAGAGCCTGCCCTTCCGAGACGGCGAGTTCGACGTCGTGCTGAGCCAGTTCGCGCACATCTTCGCCCCTCGTCCCGAAGTTGCGGTCAAGGAAATGCTCCGCGTGCTGAAGCGGGGCGGCACGATCGCCTTCCACACGTGGCCTCCGGAATTGATGTTCGGTCGGGTGTTCGCGCTCGTCGCGCAGTACATGCCTCCGCCCCCGGACCCGAAGCCCGCTCCCGCGAGCCAGTGGGGCGATCCGAACGTCGTGCTCCAGAGGCTCGGGAGTGCCGTCCGCGACGTGACGTTCGACCGCGGGGTGCAAACCGCGCCGGCCCTGAGCCCCCAGCACTATCGGCGGATGATGGAGCAGACCGGTGGACCGATGGTCCGGGTCATACAGACCTTGAAGGACGATCCCACGCGCCTGGCCGCCTTCCGTCGCGAGTACGACGGGATCGTGGCCCAGTACTTCGACCGGAACGTCGTGCACCAAGACTTCCTGATGACGCGCGCGATTAGGGCCTAG
- a CDS encoding SDR family NAD(P)-dependent oxidoreductase: MSALDGKVALVTGSSRGIGAAIAKLFAERGASVAVHGRDVAALSAVQAEIERAGGRVIRVVAETTNFAEIEAMRHQIERELGPIDILVANAGGSLTPPGPLEDTPEEGWHAPVDGNLTATFLTIKSILPGMKERKRGNIITISSSAGRRPHPRSPIPYAAAKAGIEILTQDLAAQIGPYGIRANCIAPETILTERNKEWITKAQQEALIETHPVRRLGTPEDVARAALFLASDESTWITGVVLDVTGGAVMV; the protein is encoded by the coding sequence ATGAGCGCCCTCGACGGCAAGGTGGCGTTGGTCACAGGCAGTTCGCGCGGCATCGGTGCGGCGATCGCCAAGCTCTTCGCCGAGAGAGGCGCAAGCGTCGCGGTGCACGGCAGAGATGTGGCAGCCCTGTCCGCGGTGCAGGCGGAGATCGAGCGCGCGGGCGGACGCGTGATTCGAGTCGTGGCGGAGACGACCAACTTCGCCGAGATCGAGGCGATGCGTCACCAGATCGAACGAGAGCTTGGGCCCATCGACATCCTGGTCGCGAACGCGGGGGGCAGCCTCACGCCACCCGGGCCGCTCGAAGACACGCCCGAGGAAGGGTGGCACGCGCCGGTCGACGGCAACCTCACCGCGACGTTCCTGACGATCAAGAGCATCCTGCCCGGCATGAAGGAACGGAAGCGCGGAAACATCATCACGATCTCCTCCTCCGCGGGCCGCCGACCCCATCCCCGGTCCCCCATCCCATACGCCGCCGCGAAGGCGGGCATCGAAATCCTCACGCAGGACCTCGCCGCTCAAATCGGCCCGTACGGCATCCGGGCGAACTGCATCGCCCCCGAGACGATCCTCACGGAACGCAACAAGGAGTGGATCACCAAGGCGCAACAGGAGGCACTCATCGAGACGCACCCAGTCCGACGTCTTGGCACGCCCGAGGACGTCGCGCGCGCGGCGCTGTTCCTCGCCTCCGACGAATCGACGTGGATCACCGGCGTCGTCTTGGACGTGACCGGTGGTGCGGTCATGGTGTAG
- a CDS encoding peptidylprolyl isomerase, with amino-acid sequence MTTVLLQTTMGDVKIELFDDRMPITTGNFRKLVETHFYDGTIFHRVIKSFMIQGGDPEGTGHGGPGYTIKDELPSDNRNARGTISMANAGPNTGGSQFFINVVDNARLDRKHPAFGRVVDGMEVVDAMSRAPTDDQDRPRTKVTIRKASVLP; translated from the coding sequence ATGACGACCGTCCTCTTGCAGACGACGATGGGCGACGTGAAGATCGAGCTCTTCGATGATCGCATGCCGATCACGACAGGGAATTTTCGCAAGCTCGTCGAGACGCACTTCTACGACGGCACGATTTTCCATCGCGTGATCAAGAGCTTCATGATCCAAGGCGGCGACCCCGAGGGCACCGGACATGGCGGACCCGGCTATACGATCAAAGACGAGCTCCCCTCAGACAACCGGAACGCGCGAGGGACGATCTCCATGGCGAACGCAGGACCGAACACGGGCGGGAGCCAGTTCTTCATCAACGTCGTCGACAACGCGCGGCTGGACCGGAAGCATCCCGCGTTCGGCCGGGTCGTGGACGGGATGGAGGTCGTCGACGCGATGAGCCGAGCGCCGACGGACGACCAGGACCGGCCCCGGACGAAGGTCACGATCCGGAAGGCGAGCGTTCTACCGTAG
- a CDS encoding GMC family oxidoreductase, with the protein MGVIFGVDDVPRRNERYEVVSGDVVDTADVCIIGSGAAGAVLAKELVEGGRSVVLLERGGYYEGPDMNQRDVDMMPLLWKNGGFNFDDNFRIPIAQGSCLGGSTIINDAVCFDPPLRVISEWRSLGVDFTDREWSDHTARVNRILQVTDVSEEELNRNNRMVRQGAKAIGLNDHRKNRRNCVNCMQCGFCHLGCHYETKRNVLVTYLHDALQRPDDPIRVYCNCYANRIVHEDGVVEGVEGEFRDIDGNPRYRIRVNAKLTIVSAGAIASSKLLLQNGIAQETAGRGLCLHPAPFLIGDFDYEIKGNQGIPMAYTIHDFGVTRTSEAARDSYNFHDGEFLIEGIFLPLVQLSMAIPAGVGEHRKLLQRLNNLAMAGVLIRDANNGRVSLTSTDRASVQYRLSDRERDVTALGISLIGKMWFALGAKRVITPHRDLTVVEREADLPKLTDLIRGASDHLLLGSAHPQSGNRIGSDPRDSVVDSRCRVHGFQNLFVCDASVFPTSVGVNPQITVMAIASMTSARILLDWSTDYARLTVSESLGRTGSLTQPMYCDRANLSQLFDTLEPKLGTEVLPNSSSEIADSTNWSFDPHTLMIGNNSHWKGIFPRDGDVASTLTHYFGGFWKRFGRGPTGVEGTTHPYLFPVYARNRAIDWETPEFGKAIRLDYPDAPYSLFHDVLKVVNQDILLGKAFLIEPKRGQEVLTFCMARRYPLEFMTTEDHAMLYDRMTKPNLETMVGVWDGQLVSDSAWTDPLFRFRYYFDGPTLKNDYVFNRTLAGTAVVNEAEDHLEMQDITGAFHDEIREVNRDLMVGRYVSPRDGLFRWLPDGLDFLRIDRSQSTVTIPYVLKRIGSASAFREYSD; encoded by the coding sequence ATGGGCGTAATTTTCGGCGTCGACGACGTGCCCCGGCGGAACGAGCGGTATGAGGTCGTCTCGGGAGACGTCGTCGACACCGCGGACGTCTGCATCATCGGCTCCGGCGCGGCGGGAGCTGTCCTCGCGAAAGAGCTCGTGGAAGGGGGCCGAAGTGTCGTGCTCCTCGAGCGCGGAGGGTACTACGAAGGACCGGACATGAACCAGAGGGATGTCGACATGATGCCCCTGCTCTGGAAGAACGGCGGCTTCAACTTCGACGACAACTTCCGAATCCCGATCGCCCAGGGGTCATGTCTCGGCGGCTCGACCATCATCAACGACGCGGTTTGCTTCGACCCACCCCTGCGGGTCATCTCCGAGTGGCGGTCCCTCGGCGTCGACTTCACGGACCGGGAATGGAGCGACCACACGGCACGGGTGAACCGCATCCTTCAGGTGACGGACGTGTCCGAGGAGGAGCTGAACCGCAACAATCGCATGGTCCGCCAAGGGGCGAAGGCGATCGGATTGAATGATCATCGGAAGAACCGCCGGAATTGCGTGAACTGTATGCAGTGCGGATTCTGCCATCTCGGCTGTCACTACGAAACCAAGCGGAACGTCCTGGTCACGTACCTGCACGACGCCCTTCAACGGCCCGACGACCCAATCCGCGTCTACTGCAACTGCTACGCGAATCGGATTGTACACGAGGACGGCGTGGTCGAAGGCGTCGAAGGCGAGTTTCGGGACATCGACGGAAATCCACGGTATCGGATCCGGGTGAACGCGAAGCTCACGATTGTGAGCGCCGGGGCGATCGCCTCGAGCAAGCTGCTGTTACAGAACGGCATCGCGCAAGAAACGGCGGGCCGCGGTCTCTGTCTCCACCCAGCCCCGTTCCTCATTGGCGACTTCGACTATGAGATCAAAGGGAATCAGGGCATTCCGATGGCCTACACGATTCACGACTTCGGGGTCACGCGGACTTCGGAGGCCGCCAGGGATTCGTACAACTTCCACGATGGGGAGTTTCTGATCGAAGGCATCTTTCTCCCGCTCGTTCAGCTCTCCATGGCAATCCCCGCCGGCGTGGGGGAACACCGCAAACTGCTCCAGCGGCTCAACAACCTCGCCATGGCCGGGGTCCTCATCCGAGACGCGAACAACGGCCGCGTGTCCCTGACGTCCACGGATCGGGCGAGCGTGCAGTATCGCCTCAGCGACCGGGAGCGGGACGTCACTGCGTTGGGGATCTCGCTCATCGGCAAGATGTGGTTCGCCCTTGGCGCCAAGCGAGTCATCACCCCGCATCGAGACCTGACCGTCGTCGAGCGGGAGGCCGACCTGCCGAAGCTCACGGACTTGATCCGCGGCGCCTCCGACCACCTCCTCCTCGGTTCCGCTCATCCTCAATCCGGGAACCGAATCGGAAGCGATCCACGCGATTCGGTCGTCGACTCCCGGTGCCGCGTCCACGGGTTTCAGAACCTCTTCGTGTGCGATGCGAGCGTCTTCCCGACCTCCGTTGGCGTGAACCCGCAAATCACGGTGATGGCCATCGCGTCGATGACAAGTGCACGGATCCTCCTGGATTGGAGCACGGACTATGCCAGGCTGACCGTCAGCGAGAGTCTCGGCCGCACGGGCTCGCTCACGCAGCCGATGTATTGCGACCGGGCCAACCTCTCGCAGCTGTTCGACACACTGGAGCCTAAACTGGGGACCGAGGTGCTTCCGAATAGCTCGAGCGAGATCGCAGACTCGACGAACTGGTCCTTCGACCCGCACACACTGATGATCGGGAACAATTCTCATTGGAAGGGAATCTTCCCCCGCGACGGGGACGTCGCGAGCACCCTCACGCACTACTTCGGAGGCTTCTGGAAGCGATTCGGACGGGGGCCGACCGGGGTCGAGGGGACGACGCATCCCTACCTGTTTCCCGTGTACGCTCGGAATCGGGCGATCGATTGGGAGACGCCGGAGTTCGGCAAAGCCATCCGGCTCGATTATCCGGATGCTCCCTACTCCTTGTTCCACGACGTGCTCAAGGTCGTGAACCAAGACATCCTCCTGGGAAAGGCCTTCCTGATCGAGCCGAAGCGAGGCCAGGAAGTCTTGACGTTCTGCATGGCCCGCCGGTATCCGCTTGAGTTCATGACGACGGAGGACCACGCCATGCTCTACGACCGGATGACCAAGCCGAACCTCGAGACGATGGTCGGAGTGTGGGACGGGCAGTTGGTATCCGACTCCGCCTGGACGGATCCGCTCTTCCGTTTCCGATATTACTTCGATGGCCCGACCCTCAAAAACGACTACGTGTTCAACCGGACCTTGGCCGGGACCGCGGTGGTGAACGAGGCGGAGGATCACCTCGAGATGCAAGACATCACCGGTGCATTCCACGACGAGATCCGAGAGGTGAATCGGGACCTCATGGTCGGCCGCTACGTATCCCCTAGGGACGGCCTCTTTCGCTGGCTCCCCGATGGTTTAGACTTCCTCCGAATCGACCGGTCCCAGTCGACCGTAACGATTCCGTACGTCCTCAAGAGAATCGGCAGCGCCTCCGCGTTCCGGGAGTATAGCGATTGA
- a CDS encoding metallophosphoesterase, with translation MTTDPVVYTIADTHLGLRERGWERSSDAPAVVAGFLRWLSRLPPAGEAIPVLEPVGIGTRTLKPLTHLILLGDILELWDAENQTVLLSAASVVPFLASIQGQIVYVLGNHDNILEESAGTYPISALSMSVVPNVFPLPGKDGIVEPLQIGDQSYVFVHGHQLDRHFMHAGRTWRLLGHLRHIGAALGSYAWVFFGLMLLAVLSVLIVAPVAAAWLLLVALILLFTPRAYMTVGRRLWRRLFGTRYRRSAARDGFHRWWNRFREEVRLTASLAVVFGHTHVLDWFEVDPPPKAPAVRPQRDLAADAPERRREQAHAAYNISSWISAGGGYETVTSATLLYADAEGPLFLGWDWNAKKPFHIPFEFVSLRPTRRLSSSEAEIAQRLGWPEKLIEKWSRTDEKARTIWSARSESRRLMHVQKT, from the coding sequence GTGACGACCGACCCCGTCGTGTACACGATCGCAGACACCCATCTCGGGCTGCGGGAGCGCGGCTGGGAGCGGAGCAGCGATGCGCCGGCCGTCGTCGCGGGTTTCCTGCGGTGGCTTTCCCGGCTACCTCCCGCGGGGGAGGCCATCCCCGTCTTGGAGCCCGTGGGAATCGGGACTCGAACGCTCAAGCCCCTCACCCATCTGATCCTCTTGGGTGACATCCTCGAGCTCTGGGACGCGGAGAACCAGACCGTCCTCCTGTCGGCCGCTTCCGTCGTGCCGTTCCTCGCCTCGATCCAAGGCCAAATCGTTTACGTGCTCGGAAACCACGACAACATCCTCGAAGAATCCGCCGGAACCTACCCGATCTCGGCGCTCTCGATGAGCGTCGTACCCAACGTCTTCCCGTTGCCCGGCAAAGATGGGATAGTAGAGCCCCTCCAGATCGGTGACCAGTCCTATGTCTTCGTTCACGGCCATCAACTGGACCGACATTTCATGCACGCGGGACGCACGTGGAGATTGCTCGGACATCTACGGCACATCGGCGCCGCCCTGGGGAGTTACGCTTGGGTTTTCTTCGGCCTCATGCTCCTTGCGGTCCTCTCGGTCTTAATCGTGGCGCCGGTCGCGGCTGCCTGGCTTCTGCTCGTGGCGCTCATTCTCTTGTTCACCCCTCGGGCCTATATGACGGTCGGCCGACGCCTTTGGCGTCGTCTCTTCGGCACGCGGTATCGGCGATCGGCCGCACGAGACGGATTCCATCGGTGGTGGAATCGTTTTCGGGAGGAGGTACGGCTGACCGCGTCCCTGGCCGTCGTCTTCGGGCACACCCACGTCTTGGACTGGTTCGAGGTCGACCCTCCACCAAAAGCGCCCGCCGTGCGACCGCAACGCGACCTAGCTGCTGACGCTCCTGAGCGGCGCCGGGAGCAGGCTCACGCGGCCTACAACATCTCGTCCTGGATCTCGGCTGGAGGTGGCTACGAAACGGTCACGTCGGCGACGCTTCTATACGCGGACGCAGAAGGCCCTCTATTCCTCGGCTGGGACTGGAACGCAAAGAAGCCATTTCATATCCCGTTCGAATTCGTCAGCCTTCGACCGACGCGCCGGCTCTCCTCGTCAGAAGCGGAAATCGCGCAACGTCTGGGTTGGCCGGAAAAGCTAATCGAAAAGTGGAGTCGGACGGACGAGAAAGCGCGGACCATATGGTCCGCTCGATCGGAATCCCGAAGGCTCATGCATGTCCAGAAAACCTGA
- a CDS encoding amidohydrolase family protein produces the protein MERIEADLVIPGRGEPIRNGCVVIDGPTIAYAGPIEGAPKTPQDVPVHRVPTVMPGMWDCHGHLMGIRSANVEETAKTSLPVMAARAMNNAETGLMAGFTSVRDLVGLGVHLARVVDEGTLPGPHIYGGGAMLSPTAGHGDLHMFPTSYIHALGESGHYFQICDGVDECLRGVRNQLRLGARVIKLCASGGVMSEVDHPEHQQFSDDELRAIVGEAARAERAVAAHCHGKPGIMAALKAGCATIEHGSFLDDEAADLLREKNAILVPTRYIIERLLKEGPKFGVPDYAYRKVVAFGDQHKRSLQLAVRKGVRIALGTDIWSTGEDTIAPWGQNAREFLHLIEAGMKPLQAIEAATANGPLTLGPQAPKSGQLRSGYDADILAVRKDPLADLSILTSPEAIVRVWKSGRLVKSVSA, from the coding sequence ATGGAACGCATCGAAGCCGACCTCGTGATCCCGGGACGCGGCGAGCCGATCCGGAACGGGTGCGTCGTGATCGATGGCCCGACAATCGCATACGCCGGGCCGATTGAGGGTGCGCCGAAGACGCCACAGGATGTCCCCGTGCATCGCGTGCCCACTGTCATGCCGGGGATGTGGGATTGCCACGGCCACCTGATGGGCATCCGGTCCGCGAACGTCGAGGAGACCGCCAAGACGTCGCTGCCGGTCATGGCGGCGCGGGCCATGAACAACGCGGAGACCGGGCTGATGGCCGGCTTCACCAGCGTGCGCGATCTCGTCGGCCTCGGCGTGCACCTTGCGCGGGTGGTCGACGAGGGAACGCTCCCCGGTCCGCACATCTACGGCGGCGGGGCGATGCTCAGCCCCACCGCGGGCCACGGCGACCTGCACATGTTCCCGACGTCGTACATCCATGCGCTCGGCGAATCGGGGCACTACTTCCAGATCTGCGACGGCGTCGACGAGTGCTTGCGGGGCGTGCGCAACCAGCTCCGTCTCGGCGCGAGGGTGATCAAGCTGTGCGCGTCCGGCGGGGTGATGAGCGAGGTGGACCACCCGGAGCACCAGCAGTTCTCCGACGACGAGTTGAGGGCGATCGTCGGGGAGGCAGCGCGAGCGGAACGCGCCGTCGCGGCGCACTGCCACGGCAAGCCGGGCATCATGGCCGCGTTGAAGGCCGGGTGCGCGACGATCGAGCACGGCTCGTTCCTCGACGACGAGGCCGCGGACCTCTTGCGCGAGAAGAACGCCATCCTCGTCCCGACGCGGTACATCATCGAGCGCCTGCTCAAGGAGGGTCCGAAATTCGGCGTGCCGGACTACGCGTACCGCAAGGTCGTCGCCTTCGGGGACCAGCACAAGCGCTCGCTGCAGCTCGCCGTCCGGAAAGGCGTGCGGATCGCCCTCGGGACCGACATCTGGAGTACCGGCGAAGACACGATCGCCCCGTGGGGCCAGAACGCGCGGGAGTTCCTCCACCTCATCGAGGCCGGGATGAAACCCCTGCAGGCGATCGAGGCCGCGACCGCGAACGGGCCGCTGACGTTGGGGCCGCAGGCGCCGAAGTCGGGTCAGCTCCGGTCAGGGTACGATGCGGACATCCTGGCGGTTCGGAAGGATCCGCTCGCGGATCTGTCGATCCTGACGTCGCCCGAGGCGATCGTTCGGGTGTGGAAGTCCGGGCGGCTCGTCAAGAGCGTTTCCGCGTGA
- a CDS encoding TIGR03118 family protein: protein MKKIGILAFALAAVAVLTAPSAAAVSPNRYTVTPLVSNNGVPGTVVDANLVNAWGLVAGPATPWWVADNGADLSTLYNATGAKRALEVGVAGAPTGLVFNCDSTSFRVGSSNAGALFIFATEGGTIAGWHPSLGTVAQVKVDSSGAGAVYKGLAIASTATGLQLYATDFANARVDVINTTWAVQTTGGFVDPSLPAGYAPFGIQTIGTRIFVTYARQTPGSNDETAGPSLGFVDAYDTTGNLLVRVAQRGQLNAPWGIAMAPASFGFFGGDLLIGNFGDGHINAYQEQADGTFELAGTLRTSDGHRLAIDGLWALQFGHGATANGPTDTLFFTAGPNDEEDGLFGSIRAA from the coding sequence GTGAAGAAAATCGGCATACTTGCGTTCGCATTGGCGGCGGTCGCGGTCCTCACGGCACCGTCCGCCGCCGCGGTCAGTCCGAACCGATACACCGTCACGCCCCTCGTCTCAAACAACGGCGTGCCGGGCACGGTGGTGGACGCGAACCTCGTGAACGCATGGGGTCTCGTCGCCGGCCCAGCGACGCCTTGGTGGGTCGCGGACAACGGCGCGGACCTATCGACGCTCTACAACGCGACCGGGGCGAAGCGCGCCCTCGAAGTCGGCGTTGCGGGTGCTCCGACCGGTCTCGTCTTCAACTGCGATTCGACGAGCTTCCGTGTGGGCAGCAGCAACGCCGGGGCGTTGTTCATCTTCGCGACCGAAGGCGGCACGATTGCCGGCTGGCATCCGTCCCTCGGGACCGTGGCGCAGGTGAAGGTGGACTCCTCCGGCGCGGGCGCGGTCTACAAGGGGCTCGCGATCGCCTCGACCGCGACCGGGCTGCAGCTCTATGCGACCGATTTCGCCAACGCGCGCGTCGATGTGATCAACACGACCTGGGCCGTGCAGACGACGGGCGGATTCGTCGATCCGAGTCTCCCCGCCGGATACGCCCCGTTCGGGATCCAGACGATCGGCACGCGAATCTTCGTCACATACGCGAGGCAAACCCCGGGCTCGAATGACGAGACGGCTGGTCCGAGCCTCGGCTTCGTCGACGCCTACGACACCACCGGGAACCTGCTCGTCCGCGTCGCGCAGCGCGGCCAGCTGAACGCGCCGTGGGGCATTGCGATGGCCCCGGCGAGCTTCGGCTTCTTCGGCGGCGACCTGCTCATCGGAAACTTCGGGGACGGCCACATCAACGCGTACCAAGAACAGGCGGACGGGACCTTCGAGCTGGCCGGTACGCTCCGCACGTCCGACGGACACAGGCTTGCAATCGACGGACTCTGGGCCTTGCAGTTCGGACACGGCGCGACGGCCAACGGCCCGACGGACACGCTGTTCTTCACCGCGGGCCCGAACGACGAGGAGGACGGACTCTTCGGCTCGATCCGAGCCGCGTAG
- a CDS encoding Rab family GTPase, giving the protein MADVVQLKSKICLVGEAAVGKTSLIRRFVLDQFDDSYIRTLGAKVSKKSMRLELPEKKAEVDITIAIWDVIGHSGFRQLLGDAFFDGAQGILAVADLTRRETLTVLPNWVEAVEEVSGTVPIVLAANKADLKSEAQYGETEVAPVAAILGCGFLPTSAKTGLNVEDAFLHLGKLIAKAQLRDA; this is encoded by the coding sequence ATGGCGGATGTCGTGCAGCTCAAGTCGAAGATCTGCCTCGTCGGCGAGGCGGCGGTCGGGAAGACGTCTCTGATCCGCCGGTTCGTCTTGGACCAGTTCGACGACTCGTACATCCGGACGCTCGGGGCGAAGGTCTCTAAGAAGTCGATGCGCCTCGAGCTTCCGGAGAAGAAAGCCGAGGTCGACATCACGATCGCGATCTGGGACGTCATCGGTCACTCCGGCTTCCGGCAGCTCCTCGGGGACGCGTTCTTCGACGGGGCGCAAGGGATCCTCGCCGTCGCGGACCTGACGCGGCGCGAGACCCTCACGGTCCTGCCGAACTGGGTCGAGGCGGTCGAGGAAGTCTCGGGCACGGTCCCGATCGTCCTCGCAGCGAACAAGGCCGACCTCAAGTCGGAGGCACAGTATGGCGAGACCGAGGTCGCCCCGGTGGCCGCGATCTTGGGGTGCGGTTTCCTCCCGACGTCGGCGAAGACGGGCCTGAACGTCGAAGACGCGTTCCTCCACCTCGGGAAGCTCATCGCGAAGGCGCAACTCCGCGACGCGTGA
- a CDS encoding heme peroxidase family protein, with amino-acid sequence MPHRPFHGTEPRGLLSVLRSPAFEGRFGRMFPNLPAFLPPDDALDALARAMVEPEPKEGEDDTAGDNPDIPAGFTYFGQFVDHDLTFDPTSKLQRDNDPDALVDFRTPRFDLDAVYGRGPDDQPFLYEDDGVHLLIGRNEAGEDDLPRNAKGRALLGDARNDENLIVSQLALGFLKYHNRVVEAPAVADVPPERRFDEGRRIVRWHYQWAVVHDFLGRLVGNEVIDDILRPVSFKVPAGGGSRTIKTLSPALKFFHWRTRPFMPVEFSVAAYRFGHSMVRGEYELNDDVQDVPIFAKPPAEDLRGFRPLPAGHVIEWARFFEFQGSRLEVQPSRKIDTKLAFGLSILPEAVARGIRALAERDLRRGKALGLPSGQTVARAIGLSEDLIIHARDLEPLPKNLVRVFGEDTPLFFYVLKEAEVLSKGQQLGPVGGRIVAEVLIGLLRGDPFSFLSMQPNWRPKSAEFGARKDGEFTVADLLRFAGVTIG; translated from the coding sequence ATGCCGCACCGGCCGTTCCACGGCACGGAACCGCGAGGGCTCCTGTCCGTCCTACGCTCCCCTGCCTTCGAGGGCCGATTCGGACGGATGTTCCCGAACCTCCCGGCGTTCCTCCCGCCGGACGACGCGCTCGACGCGCTCGCGCGGGCGATGGTCGAGCCCGAGCCCAAGGAGGGCGAGGACGACACCGCGGGCGACAACCCCGACATCCCTGCGGGCTTCACGTATTTCGGCCAGTTCGTCGACCACGACCTGACGTTCGATCCGACATCGAAGCTCCAGAGGGACAACGACCCGGATGCGCTCGTCGACTTTCGCACGCCCCGCTTTGACCTCGACGCCGTCTACGGGCGGGGCCCGGACGACCAGCCGTTCCTGTACGAAGACGACGGCGTGCACCTCCTGATCGGGAGGAATGAGGCGGGAGAGGACGACCTCCCTCGAAACGCGAAGGGTCGCGCGCTCCTCGGCGACGCCCGGAACGACGAGAACCTGATCGTCTCCCAACTCGCGCTCGGCTTCCTCAAGTATCACAACCGGGTCGTCGAGGCTCCCGCGGTCGCGGACGTGCCGCCGGAACGACGGTTCGACGAGGGCCGCCGGATCGTCCGCTGGCATTACCAGTGGGCCGTCGTCCACGACTTCCTCGGACGGCTCGTCGGGAACGAGGTGATCGACGACATCCTCCGACCCGTGTCATTCAAGGTGCCCGCGGGTGGCGGATCAAGGACGATCAAGACGCTCTCGCCAGCTCTGAAGTTCTTCCATTGGAGGACCCGTCCGTTCATGCCCGTCGAGTTCTCCGTCGCCGCCTATCGGTTCGGGCACAGCATGGTCCGTGGAGAGTACGAGCTGAACGACGACGTGCAAGACGTCCCGATCTTCGCGAAGCCGCCGGCGGAGGACCTCCGGGGCTTCCGGCCCCTCCCGGCGGGGCATGTCATCGAATGGGCGCGGTTCTTCGAGTTTCAGGGCAGCCGCCTCGAGGTCCAGCCGAGCCGGAAGATCGACACGAAGCTCGCATTCGGGCTGAGCATCTTGCCCGAGGCGGTCGCGCGAGGCATCCGCGCGCTCGCGGAACGGGACCTGCGGCGAGGAAAGGCGCTCGGGCTGCCGTCAGGGCAGACCGTCGCTCGGGCGATCGGCCTTTCGGAGGATCTCATCATCCACGCTCGCGACTTGGAGCCCCTGCCGAAGAATCTCGTCCGCGTCTTCGGGGAAGACACGCCCCTATTCTTCTACGTTCTCAAGGAAGCAGAGGTCCTGAGCAAGGGACAGCAGCTCGGCCCGGTCGGCGGCCGGATCGTCGCGGAGGTCCTCATCGGTCTGTTGCGCGGCGACCCGTTCTCGTTCCTCAGCATGCAGCCGAACTGGCGCCCGAAATCGGCCGAGTTCGGCGCACGGAAAGACGGCGAATTCACAGTCGCGGACCTGCTCCGGTTCGCCGGCGTGACGATCGGATGA